The region AATCAACGGCGAGGTCCGTCAGGAAGCGAACACCGACCGGATGCTGTTCGGTCCGCACGACGTGATCTCGTTTCTCTCCGAACGGTTCACGTTCCAGCCCGGCGACGTGATTTCGTTTGGGAGTCCGGCCAACCCAGGACTCATCGAGCCGGGCGACGACATCGAGATCACCTACGAAGGTGTCGGCACGCTCAGGAACTCCGTGGTCGACTGAGTGGGTCAGTCCGGCTTGCCGATGCGATAGCGCGTCTCGATCGGATAGCGCTCGTGGCGATAGAGGAGGACGTGAACCGCGAGCGCCACGGTCAGCAGGCCGAAGTTCCAGAGCGGCGAGTCGTAGTAGATGACGTCGATGATGATCGGTTGGTCGTAGAGCGGCCAGAGCGGCGACAGCGGCGCGGCGATGTCGGGCGCGGAGAGGAGGTCGGCGAAGATATGACTGAGGCCGCCGGTGAGGAAGCCAGCGGTGGCGAAGACGAACACCGTCTCTGCGGTGATGGTCTCGCTGTGTATCCAACGATTGGCGTTGAACCGCTCGGTGAGCACGCGGGCGGCAATGGCTCCGGCGAGAACGCTCACGACCGCGACGAACAGGATCGTGTGGGTGATGCCGTGGTGCTCTACCGGGAGGATGGTCTTGAGCACGAGGTCGGTATCGGGTAACATCGCCGTCACAAGCGAGAAGCCGGCGAAGGCGAGCGCGCCGCGGCGGCCCCAGAGCATCCACGCGGGCGCGGCGAACAACAATGCCATCGCCAGATGCCCGCTCACGTCGACCATTTCGAAATCGGTCGACGCGCTCGGGCATACGTCTTTGGCTTTCAGAGGTCGGGCGAGCGCTCAGAGACGCTCGACGTCGGCGGTGCGCTCGCTGTCGACGTTGCCGGTGTTTTCCGTCCCGGCGGGTTCGAACAGTAGCACTTCGGTCTCGCCGTCGGCGACGGGTCTGTGCTCGACGCCGCGCGGAACGACGACGAACTCGCCCGGGTCGAGGGCGACGGTTTCCTCGTCGAGTTCGATGTCGAGGTGCCCGTTGAGCACCAAAAACAGCTCGTCGGCGTCGTCGTGACGGTGCCGGACGAACTCTCCCTCCAGTTTGGCGAGTTTGACGTGCTGACCGTTCAACTCACCGACGAGCTTCGGCGACCACTGCTCGTCGAACTGGGCGAACGCTTCGGCAAGACTGACTTTCCCGTGGTTCATCGTGGAAGCGTGTTTGGCCTCGGTACTCATACAA is a window of Halococcus sediminicola DNA encoding:
- a CDS encoding metal-dependent hydrolase; this translates as MVDVSGHLAMALLFAAPAWMLWGRRGALAFAGFSLVTAMLPDTDLVLKTILPVEHHGITHTILFVAVVSVLAGAIAARVLTERFNANRWIHSETITAETVFVFATAGFLTGGLSHIFADLLSAPDIAAPLSPLWPLYDQPIIIDVIYYDSPLWNFGLLTVALAVHVLLYRHERYPIETRYRIGKPD
- a CDS encoding cupin domain-containing protein codes for the protein MSTEAKHASTMNHGKVSLAEAFAQFDEQWSPKLVGELNGQHVKLAKLEGEFVRHRHDDADELFLVLNGHLDIELDEETVALDPGEFVVVPRGVEHRPVADGETEVLLFEPAGTENTGNVDSERTADVERL